CCTCGGCGGCGCTGTTCAGCTTCAGTTCCAGGATTTGTCCGGCGCGCCACAGGGCGTCGTCGGCCAGATTGCTGTCGGCGTAGACGCGGGCCAGGGCGTCATAGGATTTCAGCGCTTCGCGAAAGCCGGCTTCACCGGTCGTCCATCTGGCGAGGCGTTCCTGCGCGTCGCCGGCCAGGAACAGGGCGTCGTCGGCGCGCGGATGGGTGGAATGCTTTTCGGTGAAGTTGGCGAAGCCGACGATGAATTTGTCCCAGTTGGCGCGCTTTTTCTGGGCGCCGACATCGGCCAGGAAGTTGCGGTATTTCAGGCGCAGCGCCAGGTACTCGTCCTCGATCGGTTCGGCCAGTGCCGCGGCCGAATATAACAGCAGAAGAATCCAGGCGAGGGCGGTCGCGCGCTTCATGTTTTCAATTTCTCCTGCAACCGATGCAGCACCGCCAGCGCTTCGAGGGGCGTCATGGCGTTCAAATCCATCGCCCGGATCGACTCGTCGACCAGCGATTTGGCCGGCGCCGCGAACAGGCTGAGTTGGCCGGTCTTGGTCGCCTTGTCGCGTTGGCGTTTTTCCGCGAGTCGCACCTGGCCGATTTCATCGAATTCGGCGCTTTCCAGGTTGGCCAGCACCTGTTTGGCGCGGTCGATGACTTCCGGCGGCAAACCGGCGAGGCGGGCGACCTGGATGCCGTAGGAACGGCTGGTGGCGCCCGGCACGATCTTGCGCAGGAAGAGGATCTGGTCGTTCCATTCCTTGACGGCGATGTTGTAATTGACCACGCCGGGCCGGGTGCGGGCCAGGTCGGTCAGTTCGTGATAGTGGGTGGCGAACAGCGTGCGCGCGCCCAGCCGTTTCTCGTCGTGGATGAATTCCGCCACCGCCCAGGCGATCGACAGGCCGTCGAAGGTGCTGGTGCCGCGGCCGACCTCGTCGAGCACCAGCAGCGAGCGCCGGGTGGCGTGCCGCAGAATGTCGGCCGTTTCGGTCATTTCGACCATGAAGGTGCTTTGCCCGCGCGCCAGGTTGTCGGAGGCGCCGACGCGGGTGAAGATGCGGTCGACCACGCCGACGCGGCAGGACGAGGCGGGCACGAACGAGCCCATCTGCGCCAGAATGACGATCAGCGCCACCTGACGAATATATGTGGATTTGCCGGCCATGTTGGGGCCGGTGATCAAGAGCATGCGGTTGTCCGTCGTATCCAGCAGCGTGTCGTTCGGGACGAACCGCTCCTGCTTGAACGCCACTTCGACCACGGGGTGGCGGCCGTCGCGGATGTCGAGCAGTTCGCCCGCGTCGATCGTCGGCTTGCCGTAGCCGCGCGATTCGGCCAGCCGGGCGAAACAGCACAGCACGTCGAGCTGGGCGATGACCCGCGCCGTCGTCTGGATGCGTAGCACCTCGTCGGCCACCTGCTGGCGCAGCTTCGCGAACAATTCGTATTCCAGATCGTTGAGCCGTTCCTGCGCGTTGAGGACCTTGTCCTCGATTTCCTTCAGCTCCGGGGTGATGAACCGTTCGGCGTTAACGAGCGTCTGCTTGCGCACGTAGTCGATCGGCGCAAGGTTCAAATTGGATTTGGTGATCTCGATGTAGTAGCCGAAGATGCTGTTGTAGCCGACCTTCAGGTTGTTGATGCCGGTGCGCTGGCGTTCGCGCGCCTCGATTTCGCCGATGATGCCGCGGCCGTGGCGGGCGATGTGGCGCAGATCGTCGACGGCGGCGTCGTAACCCGGCTTGATCAGGCCGCCCTCGCGCAGCGTCAACGGCGGTTCGTCCTCGACGGCCCGGTCCAACAGTTCGCGGACGTCGACCAGCAGGTCCAGTTCCGCGGCCGACTGCGTGAGCAGCGGGCTGGACAGTTCCCGCAGCACCGCGTCCAACTCCGGCAGGCGGGCCAGGCTGTTGCGCAGCGCCACCAGATCGCGGGCATTGCACGAGGCCAGGCCGATTTTAGCGGCGAGCCGTTCCAGATCGTGAATGGCGGACATCGCCTCGCTGAGCCGATCGCGGTCGGCGAGCCGGCGGGTCAATTCCTCGACCGCGTCCAGGCGGGCGCGAATGCTTTCGGGCCGCACCAGCGGATAACAGATCCAGCGCTTGAGCAGGCGCGCGCCCATTGCCGTCGAGGTCTGGTCCAACGTTTCGAGCAGCGTATCCTTGCGGCCGCCGTCGCGCAGATTGGCCGTCAATTCCAGGTTGCGCTTGGCGGCCTCGTCGAGAATCAAAAATTGATCCGCGCGGTCGATCGCCAAATCTTTCAAATGCGCCAGATCGCGCTTCTGGGTGACTTGCAGGTAGTGGAGCGTCGCCCCCGCAGCGCGCAAGGCCGCCGCCATCGTTTCGGGTTCGGGTTGAAAAGCGGGAAACTGCGCGGCCAGCAAGGCGGTCGCCGCGTCGAAATCGTAGAGGCGCGCCTCTTGAAAAGTGAGAAACGCGTTCGGCGCG
This portion of the Myxococcales bacterium genome encodes:
- the mutS gene encoding DNA mismatch repair protein MutS encodes the protein MAKNNVESTVNKITPMMRQYLDIKAEYPDHLLLFRMGDFYEMFFEDAEKASKILDIALTSRSHKNAEERIPLCGIPYHALTPYLSKLIKAGVKVAICDQMEDPRLAKGLVQRAVTRVVTPGLVIEADELLDEKSNNFLMGLYLEDDAQGFCLTDLSTGEFRIGVTDSLESLADEMTRAEPAELILPAGLENDPRLTRLRQAAPNAFLTFQEARLYDFDAATALLAAQFPAFQPEPETMAAALRAAGATLHYLQVTQKRDLAHLKDLAIDRADQFLILDEAAKRNLELTANLRDGGRKDTLLETLDQTSTAMGARLLKRWICYPLVRPESIRARLDAVEELTRRLADRDRLSEAMSAIHDLERLAAKIGLASCNARDLVALRNSLARLPELDAVLRELSSPLLTQSAAELDLLVDVRELLDRAVEDEPPLTLREGGLIKPGYDAAVDDLRHIARHGRGIIGEIEARERQRTGINNLKVGYNSIFGYYIEITKSNLNLAPIDYVRKQTLVNAERFITPELKEIEDKVLNAQERLNDLEYELFAKLRQQVADEVLRIQTTARVIAQLDVLCCFARLAESRGYGKPTIDAGELLDIRDGRHPVVEVAFKQERFVPNDTLLDTTDNRMLLITGPNMAGKSTYIRQVALIVILAQMGSFVPASSCRVGVVDRIFTRVGASDNLARGQSTFMVEMTETADILRHATRRSLLVLDEVGRGTSTFDGLSIAWAVAEFIHDEKRLGARTLFATHYHELTDLARTRPGVVNYNIAVKEWNDQILFLRKIVPGATSRSYGIQVARLAGLPPEVIDRAKQVLANLESAEFDEIGQVRLAEKRQRDKATKTGQLSLFAAPAKSLVDESIRAMDLNAMTPLEALAVLHRLQEKLKT